Proteins encoded by one window of Vitis riparia cultivar Riparia Gloire de Montpellier isolate 1030 chromosome 11, EGFV_Vit.rip_1.0, whole genome shotgun sequence:
- the LOC117924592 gene encoding E3 ubiquitin-protein ligase At4g11680-like isoform X1 has translation MAVSSQEPSCESQADRYPLLMERPENYENHEHIVDIVSAGDASSSSSSDEDSAHVSNPTYHENRPLTDAWVPISQSSPSSSDVSESRNSSIITRAHGPGRRRWSPFNSGLWISIEIFFTTSLIVASIVVLSLSRDEKPQTPLFAWVVGYAAGCAASLPILFWRYLRRNHDGEQGLNHMLQGSSQGSTTLESNSYITISLTRSAAEENLPDASTNTWNGHTMGASNARLSVLADYYKMALDCFFAVWFVVGNVWIFGGHSSFTAAPNLYRLCIVFLTFSCIGYAMPFILCAMICCCLPCIISILGHGDLSQVRGASAESINALPTYKFKLKKNGSGNSGEISSGVEGGVVGAGTEKERAISGEDAVCCICLTRYADDDELRELPCSHFFHSECVDKWLKINASCPLCKCEVGENTGSLPSSSNSAQQR, from the exons ATGGCTGTTTCTTCTCAAGAACCAAGTTGCGAGAGCCAAGCTGATAGGTATCCTTTGCTCATGGAACGGCCAGAAAACTATGAGAATCATGAGCACATTGTTGACATAGTCAGTGCTGGTGATGCTTCCTCGTCAAGCTCATCTGATGAAGATTCTGCTCATGTTTCAAATCCAACCTACCATGAAAATAGACCATTAACTGATGCTTGGGTCCCCATATCTCAATCTTCCCCGTCTTCATCCGATGTATCAGAGTCTAGGAATTCTTCAATCATAACCAGAGCTCATGGGCCAGGGCGTCGTCGCTGGAGTCCGTTTAATTCGGGGTTATGGATTTCCATTGAGATATTTTTCACTACAAGCCTGATTGTTGCATCCATAGTAGTATTGTCCTTGTCAAGAGATGAGAAACCGCAAACTCCGTTGTTTGCTTGGGTTGTGGGTTATGCAGCTGGATGTGCAGCAAGCCTTCCTATTCTTTTCTGGCGTTATCTTCGCCGCAACCATGATGGTGAGCAAGGTTTAAATCATATGCTTCAGGGTTCATCACAAGGAAGTACTACATTGGAATCTAATTCGTACATAACTATCTCATTGACCCGGTCTGCAGCAGAGGAAAATCTCCCAGATGCATCTACAAACACTTGGAATGGTCATACTATGGGTGCTTCAAATGCTAG GCTCAGTGTATTAGCAGACTACTATAAGATGGCCCTGGATTGCTTCTTTGCTGTGTGGTTTGTGGTTGGTAATGTATGGATTTTTGGAGGACACTCCTCTTTTACCGCAGCTCCAAATTTGTACAG GTTATGTATTGTGTTTCTTACCTTTAGCTGTATTGGATACGCTATGCCTTTCATTCTATGTGCAATGATATGCTGCTGCTTGCCTTGTATAATTTCAATTCTTGGCCATGGGGATCTGAGCCAAGTTAGAGGAGCCAGTGCAGAATCTATTAATGCTTTACCAACCTACAAATTcaagttgaagaaaaatggaagtGGCAACAGTGGAGAAATTAGTTCTGGAGTTGAAGGTGGGGTTGTGGGAGCGGGAACAGAAAAGGAGCGTGCTATCTCAGGGGAAGATGCT GTTTGTTGCATTTGCTTGACAAGATATGCAGATGATGATGAGCTGAGGGAGCTGCCTTGCTCTCATTTCTTCCATAGTGAGTGTGTGGATAAATGGCTGAAGATCAATGCATCCTGTCCCCTCTGCAAATGCGAGGTTGGTGAGAATACTGGGAGTTTGCCATCTTC
- the LOC117924592 gene encoding E3 ubiquitin-protein ligase At4g11680-like isoform X2 → MAVSSQEPSCESQADRYPLLMERPENYENHEHIVDIVSAGDASSSSSSDEDSAHVSNPTYHENRPLTDAWVPISQSSPSSSDVSESRNSSIITRAHGPGRRRWSPFNSGLWISIEIFFTTSLIVASIVVLSLSRDEKPQTPLFAWVVGYAAGCAASLPILFWRYLRRNHDAEENLPDASTNTWNGHTMGASNARLSVLADYYKMALDCFFAVWFVVGNVWIFGGHSSFTAAPNLYRLCIVFLTFSCIGYAMPFILCAMICCCLPCIISILGHGDLSQVRGASAESINALPTYKFKLKKNGSGNSGEISSGVEGGVVGAGTEKERAISGEDAVCCICLTRYADDDELRELPCSHFFHSECVDKWLKINASCPLCKCEVGENTGSLPSSSNSAQQR, encoded by the exons ATGGCTGTTTCTTCTCAAGAACCAAGTTGCGAGAGCCAAGCTGATAGGTATCCTTTGCTCATGGAACGGCCAGAAAACTATGAGAATCATGAGCACATTGTTGACATAGTCAGTGCTGGTGATGCTTCCTCGTCAAGCTCATCTGATGAAGATTCTGCTCATGTTTCAAATCCAACCTACCATGAAAATAGACCATTAACTGATGCTTGGGTCCCCATATCTCAATCTTCCCCGTCTTCATCCGATGTATCAGAGTCTAGGAATTCTTCAATCATAACCAGAGCTCATGGGCCAGGGCGTCGTCGCTGGAGTCCGTTTAATTCGGGGTTATGGATTTCCATTGAGATATTTTTCACTACAAGCCTGATTGTTGCATCCATAGTAGTATTGTCCTTGTCAAGAGATGAGAAACCGCAAACTCCGTTGTTTGCTTGGGTTGTGGGTTATGCAGCTGGATGTGCAGCAAGCCTTCCTATTCTTTTCTGGCGTTATCTTCGCCGCAACCATGATG CAGAGGAAAATCTCCCAGATGCATCTACAAACACTTGGAATGGTCATACTATGGGTGCTTCAAATGCTAG GCTCAGTGTATTAGCAGACTACTATAAGATGGCCCTGGATTGCTTCTTTGCTGTGTGGTTTGTGGTTGGTAATGTATGGATTTTTGGAGGACACTCCTCTTTTACCGCAGCTCCAAATTTGTACAG GTTATGTATTGTGTTTCTTACCTTTAGCTGTATTGGATACGCTATGCCTTTCATTCTATGTGCAATGATATGCTGCTGCTTGCCTTGTATAATTTCAATTCTTGGCCATGGGGATCTGAGCCAAGTTAGAGGAGCCAGTGCAGAATCTATTAATGCTTTACCAACCTACAAATTcaagttgaagaaaaatggaagtGGCAACAGTGGAGAAATTAGTTCTGGAGTTGAAGGTGGGGTTGTGGGAGCGGGAACAGAAAAGGAGCGTGCTATCTCAGGGGAAGATGCT GTTTGTTGCATTTGCTTGACAAGATATGCAGATGATGATGAGCTGAGGGAGCTGCCTTGCTCTCATTTCTTCCATAGTGAGTGTGTGGATAAATGGCTGAAGATCAATGCATCCTGTCCCCTCTGCAAATGCGAGGTTGGTGAGAATACTGGGAGTTTGCCATCTTC
- the LOC117924592 gene encoding E3 ubiquitin-protein ligase At4g11680-like isoform X3, translating to MAVSSQEPSCESQADRYPLLMERPENYENHEHIVDIVSAGDASSSSSSDEDSAHVSNPTYHENRPLTDAWVPISQSSPSSSDVSESRNSSIITRAHGPGRRRWSPFNSGLWISIEIFFTTSLIVASIVVLSLSRDEKPQTPLFAWVVGYAAGCAASLPILFWRYLRRNHDGEQGLNHMLQGSSQGSTTLESNSYITISLTRSAAEENLPDASTNTWNGHTMGASNARLSVLADYYKMALDCFFAVWFVVGNVWIFGGHSSFTAAPNLYRLCIVFLTFSCIGYAMPFILCAMICCCLPCIISILGHGDLSQVRGASAESINALPTYKFKLKKNGSGNSGEISSGVEGGVVGAGTEKERAISGEDAGIFLICAGLLHLLDKICR from the exons ATGGCTGTTTCTTCTCAAGAACCAAGTTGCGAGAGCCAAGCTGATAGGTATCCTTTGCTCATGGAACGGCCAGAAAACTATGAGAATCATGAGCACATTGTTGACATAGTCAGTGCTGGTGATGCTTCCTCGTCAAGCTCATCTGATGAAGATTCTGCTCATGTTTCAAATCCAACCTACCATGAAAATAGACCATTAACTGATGCTTGGGTCCCCATATCTCAATCTTCCCCGTCTTCATCCGATGTATCAGAGTCTAGGAATTCTTCAATCATAACCAGAGCTCATGGGCCAGGGCGTCGTCGCTGGAGTCCGTTTAATTCGGGGTTATGGATTTCCATTGAGATATTTTTCACTACAAGCCTGATTGTTGCATCCATAGTAGTATTGTCCTTGTCAAGAGATGAGAAACCGCAAACTCCGTTGTTTGCTTGGGTTGTGGGTTATGCAGCTGGATGTGCAGCAAGCCTTCCTATTCTTTTCTGGCGTTATCTTCGCCGCAACCATGATGGTGAGCAAGGTTTAAATCATATGCTTCAGGGTTCATCACAAGGAAGTACTACATTGGAATCTAATTCGTACATAACTATCTCATTGACCCGGTCTGCAGCAGAGGAAAATCTCCCAGATGCATCTACAAACACTTGGAATGGTCATACTATGGGTGCTTCAAATGCTAG GCTCAGTGTATTAGCAGACTACTATAAGATGGCCCTGGATTGCTTCTTTGCTGTGTGGTTTGTGGTTGGTAATGTATGGATTTTTGGAGGACACTCCTCTTTTACCGCAGCTCCAAATTTGTACAG GTTATGTATTGTGTTTCTTACCTTTAGCTGTATTGGATACGCTATGCCTTTCATTCTATGTGCAATGATATGCTGCTGCTTGCCTTGTATAATTTCAATTCTTGGCCATGGGGATCTGAGCCAAGTTAGAGGAGCCAGTGCAGAATCTATTAATGCTTTACCAACCTACAAATTcaagttgaagaaaaatggaagtGGCAACAGTGGAGAAATTAGTTCTGGAGTTGAAGGTGGGGTTGTGGGAGCGGGAACAGAAAAGGAGCGTGCTATCTCAGGGGAAGATGCT GGAATATTTTTAATCTGTGCAGGTTTGTTGCATTTGCTTGACAAGATATGCAGATGA